The following are from one region of the Leptospira harrisiae genome:
- a CDS encoding superoxide dismutase, which yields MEHKLPELPYAKDALLPHISPETLEFHYGKHHQTYVTNLNNLIKGTEFENATLEEIVKKSSGGIFNNAAQIWNHTFYWHSLSPKGGGAPTGAVADLITKSFGSFDAFKEKFSQSAITNFGSGWTWLVKKGDGVEIVNTSNAGSPLKDGLQSLLTIDVWEHAYYIDFRNARPKYVEAFWNLVNWDFANQNLK from the coding sequence ATGGAACATAAACTCCCAGAACTTCCTTATGCAAAGGATGCACTTCTTCCGCACATTTCACCTGAAACTTTAGAGTTTCATTATGGAAAACACCACCAAACTTACGTTACAAACCTCAACAACCTTATCAAAGGAACTGAGTTTGAAAATGCTACACTTGAAGAAATTGTAAAAAAGTCTTCCGGCGGAATTTTTAATAACGCAGCTCAAATTTGGAATCACACTTTCTACTGGCATTCTCTTTCTCCAAAAGGTGGCGGAGCTCCTACCGGTGCAGTTGCCGATTTAATCACAAAATCTTTTGGTTCTTTCGATGCTTTTAAAGAAAAGTTCTCTCAATCTGCGATCACAAACTTTGGATCTGGTTGGACTTGGCTTGTGAAAAAAGGTGACGGTGTCGAAATCGTAAACACTAGCAATGCAGGAAGCCCTTTGAAAGATGGACTCCAATCATTGTTAACCATTGATGTTTGGGAACACGCATATTATATTGATTTCCGCAATGCTCGTCCGAAATACGTAGAAGCATTCTGGAATTTAGTAAACTGGGACTTTGCAAACCAAAACTTAAAATAA
- a CDS encoding anthranilate synthase component I family protein — MSQTLPKIKIPKKPNYTSLTLPEGIEFWELFRVIEAKYENCFLLESAGDNQYDSRYSVIGFEPSHLIVGEPGVLEIDGKKYSVENPYFALRELTDYNSLSISYAGGFVGYLGYQSMQFFEPKLKLEPHPDFPAMIFGLYLDGLIYDKFTGELIYFDNGTNRTQEVNQILKDVSKEKSQKPKAEVSLLQAGLSKEVHRQMVEEALEEVKAGNTFQCQIGFEEIYTVDGNPLAIYETLREINPSPHMYYVKFGSRAILGASPELLFRLRQGEMESFPLAGTTKRGADAKEDTLLARKLLTDPKEIAEHNMLIDLHRNDVGRVAKFGTVKVRRRFDVKRFSHVQHISSEVVGILSSKEDMFSGLASSFPAGTLSGAPKIESMKIIERIEKSPRGPYGGAVGSFGLNGDCTFAIPIRSFFVNGNKGFVRASGGIVFDSKPEDEYQEIINKMASVRKALDLHKAP; from the coding sequence ATGAGCCAAACACTTCCGAAAATCAAGATCCCTAAAAAACCAAATTATACTTCTCTTACCTTGCCGGAAGGAATCGAGTTTTGGGAATTATTTCGGGTCATTGAAGCGAAATATGAGAATTGTTTCCTTCTCGAATCGGCAGGAGATAACCAATACGATTCACGTTACTCTGTGATAGGATTCGAGCCATCTCATTTGATCGTAGGAGAGCCTGGGGTTTTAGAAATTGACGGAAAAAAATATTCTGTTGAGAATCCCTATTTTGCACTTCGGGAACTCACCGATTACAATTCACTAAGCATTAGTTATGCGGGAGGATTTGTAGGATACCTTGGTTATCAAAGTATGCAATTTTTTGAACCAAAATTGAAACTCGAACCACATCCTGATTTTCCTGCGATGATTTTTGGTTTGTATCTGGATGGACTCATTTATGACAAATTCACTGGCGAACTTATTTATTTTGATAATGGAACCAACCGTACCCAAGAAGTGAACCAAATCTTAAAGGATGTAAGTAAGGAAAAATCACAAAAGCCAAAAGCAGAGGTTTCTTTATTACAGGCTGGCTTATCTAAAGAGGTCCACCGACAAATGGTGGAAGAAGCTTTAGAGGAAGTAAAAGCAGGTAATACATTTCAATGCCAAATTGGGTTTGAAGAAATTTACACTGTGGATGGGAACCCATTAGCGATTTATGAAACGTTAAGGGAAATCAATCCTTCTCCTCATATGTATTATGTAAAATTTGGAAGCCGAGCTATTTTAGGTGCCAGTCCTGAATTACTCTTTCGATTGCGGCAAGGGGAAATGGAATCTTTTCCATTGGCTGGAACCACCAAACGAGGCGCAGATGCCAAAGAAGACACTCTCCTGGCTCGCAAACTTTTAACCGATCCAAAAGAAATTGCAGAACACAATATGCTGATTGATCTCCACCGCAATGATGTGGGACGAGTGGCAAAATTTGGAACTGTAAAGGTTCGTAGGCGTTTTGATGTAAAACGGTTTTCTCATGTGCAACATATCTCAAGCGAAGTGGTTGGAATTTTGTCTTCTAAAGAAGATATGTTTTCAGGACTTGCCTCTTCGTTTCCTGCAGGAACTCTTTCTGGTGCGCCAAAAATTGAATCGATGAAAATCATTGAACGAATTGAAAAATCCCCGCGAGGTCCTTATGGCGGTGCCGTGGGAAGTTTTGGATTAAATGGTGATTGTACCTTTGCCATTCCCATCCGTAGTTTTTTTGTGAATGGAAACAAAGGTTTTGTTCGTGCCTCTGGTGGGATCGTTTTTGATTCTAAACCGGAAGATGAATACCAAGAAATTATTAATAAAATGGCATCAGTTAGAAAAGCTTTAGATTTGCATAAAGCTCCTTAG
- a CDS encoding anthranilate synthase component II, producing the protein MKVLILDNYDSFTFNLYQIVGEILEESEKPFQLDVIRNDEKPFEVIKSANYDKIIISPGPGHPADPAYFGVSADILKELGKTTPVLGICLGMQGMATVFGGEVVRASVAMHGKLSPIEHDGKGVFSGLTQGIEIMRYHSLVAKETSLPKDLEVTARVSAGEGKGEIMGLRHKTLKIEGVQFHPESFGSEEGKDLLRNFIHSK; encoded by the coding sequence ATGAAAGTCCTCATCTTAGATAATTATGATTCTTTTACATTCAATCTTTACCAAATTGTTGGAGAAATTTTAGAAGAAAGTGAAAAACCATTTCAATTGGATGTGATTCGAAATGATGAAAAACCTTTTGAAGTGATTAAATCAGCTAACTACGATAAGATTATTATATCTCCAGGTCCCGGCCATCCAGCAGATCCAGCCTATTTTGGAGTAAGTGCCGATATTCTAAAAGAGTTGGGAAAAACTACACCTGTTCTTGGTATTTGTTTAGGAATGCAAGGTATGGCTACGGTGTTTGGTGGAGAAGTGGTACGCGCCAGTGTAGCCATGCATGGAAAACTTTCTCCAATTGAACATGATGGAAAAGGCGTTTTTTCTGGTTTAACGCAAGGGATTGAGATTATGCGTTACCATTCATTAGTCGCAAAAGAAACGTCTCTTCCTAAAGATTTAGAGGTCACTGCACGAGTTTCCGCGGGAGAAGGGAAGGGAGAAATTATGGGTCTTCGGCACAAAACATTAAAAATTGAAGGGGTTCAATTCCACCCTGAATCTTTTGGGTCAGAAGAGGGAAAGGATTTACTTAGGAACTTCATTCATTCGAAATAA
- a CDS encoding LIC10025 family lipoprotein: protein MAFSKKNFNIEKYLIGILVIISFTNCFQKNENFYQFWKGYNHLQRSIKSTSKNEIFFAALAGSLSEENESQLLKTPEGYPFLSLYGTLDNQQNWDLHWNEPEPAKYDYLAKVTFTPKLWDEREIYAVDRKIIHKLKGYQPRDFFNWFHDFVLAINDHNAYQSLKSTSENLQFLCSAMQCHVTENAEWHTLEFTINEDTKAKFPGFYKRTGSRLEKTKLNIEIWDKANPTHKLKVTNQGKTIQFHFPVNPPKDYFLSPKEIRFLGDIEIKSFGITAKIQNLEYKLKTTFDKQTDTLDGQFVRIGKKEINGNFFYVIPQGFVNFFIPGNMDEYFNEFFTLLIQGTQGRGGSQIHVTFKKIGQSQINTITTYNETKRKRFSLFGGDDSQKASNDFDFFAAWEDAMLKDLK from the coding sequence ATGGCATTCTCAAAAAAGAACTTTAACATAGAAAAATATTTAATTGGCATTTTGGTAATAATTTCTTTCACTAATTGTTTTCAAAAAAATGAAAACTTTTACCAGTTCTGGAAAGGTTACAACCACTTACAGCGTTCCATTAAATCTACTTCCAAAAACGAAATATTTTTTGCTGCTCTTGCGGGTAGCCTAAGCGAAGAAAACGAATCTCAATTACTAAAAACACCAGAAGGATATCCTTTCCTCTCCCTCTATGGAACTTTGGATAACCAACAAAACTGGGACCTTCATTGGAATGAACCAGAGCCAGCTAAATATGATTATCTGGCTAAAGTTACGTTTACACCAAAACTATGGGACGAAAGGGAAATTTATGCTGTCGATAGAAAAATCATCCATAAACTTAAAGGATACCAACCTAGAGATTTTTTCAATTGGTTCCATGATTTTGTTTTAGCAATCAATGATCACAACGCCTATCAATCTCTAAAATCTACTTCCGAAAACTTACAATTTTTATGTTCTGCGATGCAGTGCCATGTGACAGAAAATGCAGAATGGCATACACTAGAGTTCACCATCAATGAAGATACAAAAGCAAAATTCCCTGGTTTCTATAAACGAACTGGTTCAAGATTAGAAAAAACTAAACTGAATATTGAGATTTGGGATAAGGCTAATCCAACTCACAAATTAAAAGTGACTAACCAGGGGAAGACCATTCAGTTTCATTTTCCTGTGAACCCACCAAAAGATTATTTTTTATCTCCAAAAGAAATTCGTTTTTTGGGAGACATTGAAATCAAATCTTTCGGAATCACTGCTAAAATTCAAAACTTGGAATACAAATTAAAAACTACTTTCGATAAACAAACGGATACACTTGACGGACAATTTGTACGAATTGGAAAAAAGGAAATTAATGGGAATTTTTTCTATGTCATCCCTCAAGGGTTTGTAAACTTTTTTATCCCAGGTAATATGGATGAATACTTTAACGAGTTTTTTACCTTACTCATACAGGGAACACAAGGCCGAGGTGGATCTCAAATTCATGTTACATTTAAAAAAATAGGGCAAAGTCAAATCAACACAATTACCACTTACAACGAAACCAAACGGAAACGTTTTTCTTTGTTTGGTGGAGATGATTCTCAAAAAGCAAGCAATGATTTTGATTTTTTTGCCGCCTGGGAGGATGCCATGTTAAAGGATTTAAAGTAA
- the cysE gene encoding serine O-acetyltransferase, giving the protein MFENIKIIKKFDPAAKSYLEIVLCYPGLHALWLHKFAHLLYKLRLPIIPRLVNYISRFLTGIDIHPGAQIAAGVFIDHGSGVVIGETAIVGSGSLIFQGVTLGGTGKESGKRHPTIGKNVVIGAGAKVLGNITVEDHVRVGAGSVVMRNVPAGCTVVGIPGKVVKAGDIASDSVEQMLEHNQMPDPIAKVFSVLLEKVETQQQLINKLYEKQQLLEKSSTDAPEDDRFIQEFIHGDGI; this is encoded by the coding sequence ATGTTTGAAAATATAAAAATAATCAAAAAATTTGACCCTGCGGCGAAATCCTATTTGGAAATTGTTCTTTGTTACCCGGGTCTCCATGCGCTTTGGTTGCATAAATTTGCACATTTACTTTATAAACTCCGATTGCCTATCATTCCTAGACTTGTAAATTATATTAGTCGTTTCTTAACTGGGATCGATATCCATCCAGGTGCCCAAATTGCTGCTGGTGTTTTTATCGACCATGGCTCTGGAGTTGTGATCGGAGAAACAGCCATTGTCGGAAGTGGATCTTTAATTTTCCAAGGTGTGACACTCGGAGGGACGGGAAAGGAATCTGGTAAACGTCACCCAACCATTGGAAAAAATGTCGTCATTGGAGCAGGAGCAAAAGTCCTAGGTAACATTACTGTGGAAGATCATGTACGTGTTGGTGCAGGCTCTGTTGTTATGAGAAATGTACCAGCAGGTTGTACTGTTGTTGGTATTCCAGGAAAGGTTGTCAAAGCTGGTGACATAGCTTCGGACAGTGTAGAACAAATGTTGGAACACAATCAAATGCCAGATCCAATTGCAAAAGTATTTTCTGTTTTACTTGAAAAGGTGGAAACACAACAACAACTCATAAACAAATTATATGAGAAACAACAACTTCTAGAAAAATCTTCGACAGATGCACCGGAAGACGATCGATTCATCCAAGAGTTTATACACGGAGATGGAATTTAA
- a CDS encoding inositol monophosphatase family protein, with protein MGISSPTINFPVDETIKRIEYVKANAMGIIHEAKKIQREVSAIRSETDADEKERIDAADGKLGDILIRFLQKSFPKDGIICEDKPTIDGGDFKWVLDPVDGSMNFVRGLPLYAISFGLEHRETPVGGVVIVPPQESVYSAVLGEGAYKNGEPIVTSRISELNRAIFSPNLPTKRAHMIQEIMADLSGFLTYARSFRRTGSFVLDACFIAEGVMDAIWEKTVKHWDVSAISVILTEAGGKLTDLNGVHYYTGLPELVASNGVLHSEILNLLKTVRSTVSRN; from the coding sequence ATGGGAATCTCTTCACCAACCATTAATTTCCCCGTAGATGAAACCATCAAGCGGATCGAATATGTAAAAGCAAATGCGATGGGAATCATCCATGAAGCTAAAAAAATCCAACGTGAGGTTTCCGCAATTCGATCGGAAACAGATGCTGATGAAAAGGAACGAATTGACGCCGCCGATGGAAAGTTAGGTGATATTTTGATTCGTTTTTTACAAAAGTCATTTCCTAAAGATGGAATTATCTGCGAAGATAAACCTACCATAGACGGTGGTGATTTTAAATGGGTTCTAGATCCTGTGGATGGTTCCATGAATTTTGTTCGAGGCCTTCCTTTGTATGCGATTTCCTTTGGACTCGAACATAGAGAAACTCCCGTTGGTGGTGTTGTGATTGTCCCTCCACAGGAGTCAGTTTATTCTGCAGTGCTTGGTGAAGGTGCTTATAAAAATGGAGAACCCATTGTTACCTCCAGAATTTCGGAACTAAACCGAGCCATTTTTTCTCCCAATCTTCCCACAAAACGCGCTCATATGATCCAAGAAATCATGGCTGATTTATCAGGGTTTTTAACTTATGCTAGGTCATTTCGTCGCACTGGTTCCTTTGTTTTAGATGCATGTTTCATTGCGGAAGGTGTGATGGATGCCATTTGGGAAAAAACTGTAAAACATTGGGATGTTTCTGCCATTTCTGTCATTTTAACAGAAGCAGGTGGGAAATTGACTGACTTAAATGGTGTCCATTACTATACCGGACTTCCGGAGTTAGTGGCTTCTAACGGAGTTTTACATTCGGAAATTTTAAATTTATTGAAGACAGTTCGTTCGACAGTCAGTCGAAATTAA
- a CDS encoding SHOCT domain-containing protein: MGSALHFSFDTNSNAKTKRTNRYTVFNVFINSLTASSKYLFVVIPFFFILGCSSFASKIKLIDSSASLAFFEVDEAEWRNIFPEEISNLKVNTKNFGVLPNLLKSIQYKRGVLAYEDWDVLVPESYLPEIQKFAEKIGTNQESKVYLCIYKLDDILSPNVKILKTSFYILGTEEGLVLLFHEINTNISFQTQYSFEDWVIFHPTIIKPIYRPELWLRDKQNTSIYKNSSLSKNGIYGNVVLYHVPELMPNPPLFRYPKEEETTVPTEQWKSVPEKLKTLEEMRKNHLITDEEYKRKKTELLKEF, from the coding sequence ATGGGCTCTGCACTCCATTTTTCATTCGATACAAACAGCAACGCCAAAACAAAAAGAACCAACCGATACACCGTTTTCAATGTATTCATAAATTCATTAACGGCAAGTTCAAAATATTTGTTCGTTGTGATTCCATTTTTTTTTATCCTTGGGTGTTCTAGTTTCGCAAGTAAAATCAAGTTGATAGATTCCTCAGCATCCTTAGCTTTTTTTGAGGTGGATGAAGCAGAATGGAGAAATATTTTTCCAGAAGAAATATCTAATCTAAAGGTAAATACAAAAAATTTTGGGGTTTTACCAAACCTATTAAAATCCATCCAATACAAAAGAGGTGTACTTGCTTATGAAGATTGGGATGTTTTAGTGCCTGAATCTTATCTTCCTGAAATTCAAAAGTTTGCAGAAAAGATAGGAACAAATCAAGAATCCAAAGTTTATCTATGTATTTATAAGTTAGATGATATTCTCTCTCCTAATGTAAAAATTTTGAAAACTAGTTTCTATATTTTAGGAACAGAAGAAGGATTAGTATTATTGTTTCATGAAATCAATACAAACATAAGTTTTCAAACACAGTATTCATTTGAAGATTGGGTGATTTTTCATCCGACAATAATTAAACCGATTTATAGACCTGAACTTTGGTTAAGAGACAAACAAAATACAAGTATATATAAAAACAGTTCGTTATCAAAAAATGGTATTTATGGAAATGTAGTGTTGTATCACGTTCCAGAATTAATGCCTAATCCGCCACTTTTTAGATATCCAAAAGAAGAGGAAACCACTGTTCCCACCGAGCAGTGGAAATCTGTTCCAGAAAAATTAAAAACCTTAGAAGAAATGAGAAAAAATCATCTCATTACCGATGAAGAATATAAACGGAAAAAAACAGAGCTTTTAAAAGAGTTTTAA
- a CDS encoding site-2 protease family protein has protein sequence MESKKTIHILLFILTFFTLTFSDIFLNPQIPQTLENYKLMFFENWPYSSALLFILFAHEMGHYLPARYYGVKATWPYFIPLPVGPIGTMGAVIQIKQQIPDKKVLFDIGIGGPTASLVLSMIVWLVGISLSKVIEIPPDFDRSGFLFFGDSLFTYFTTQWILGPVDLSTMDIQAHPLAKAGWVGLLITAVNLLPFGQLDGGHVIYAMFGEDYRKWIHRLFIFFLIFALVHFTWLLWGFIIYFVVKVEHPFIRDSESGIGKIRFYFGVTMLVTFLIIFVPKPIILGSEFNDSSLLNDIFRLMTHNIGLDL, from the coding sequence TTGGAATCAAAAAAAACAATACACATTCTCCTATTTATATTAACTTTTTTTACATTAACGTTTTCCGATATATTTCTTAATCCGCAGATCCCTCAAACATTAGAGAATTATAAACTTATGTTTTTTGAGAACTGGCCTTATTCCTCTGCACTTTTGTTCATCTTATTTGCACATGAAATGGGACATTACCTTCCGGCAAGATATTATGGAGTCAAAGCCACATGGCCATATTTTATTCCATTACCAGTTGGACCAATTGGTACTATGGGAGCTGTCATCCAAATCAAACAACAGATTCCAGATAAAAAAGTTTTATTCGACATTGGAATTGGAGGGCCTACTGCAAGTTTGGTACTCTCTATGATTGTTTGGTTAGTAGGAATCAGTCTTTCAAAAGTAATCGAAATCCCACCTGACTTCGATAGATCTGGATTTTTATTTTTTGGAGATAGTTTGTTCACATATTTTACAACGCAATGGATATTAGGTCCCGTTGATCTTTCTACGATGGACATCCAAGCGCACCCACTTGCCAAAGCTGGGTGGGTAGGACTTTTAATCACTGCCGTAAATCTTTTGCCATTCGGTCAATTAGATGGGGGACATGTCATATACGCTATGTTTGGTGAGGATTATAGAAAATGGATCCACCGTTTGTTTATATTTTTTCTTATTTTTGCATTGGTTCATTTTACATGGTTACTTTGGGGATTTATCATTTATTTTGTAGTGAAAGTGGAACATCCGTTCATTCGAGATTCTGAGTCAGGAATAGGAAAAATTCGTTTCTATTTTGGTGTTACGATGTTAGTAACATTCCTAATTATTTTTGTTCCAAAACCAATTATATTAGGATCAGAGTTTAATGATTCTTCGTTACTAAACGATATTTTTCGTCTGATGACTCATAACATTGGATTGGATTTATGA